Proteins encoded by one window of Flexibacter flexilis DSM 6793:
- a CDS encoding DinB family protein, translating to MNTQDKFSLIDRLYAQTENHLQQAITVYQNTLPDLLLWPSASGGWSVAQCLEHLNTYGVHYLPLFEKAIQKSAVSNENQLLKTSWLGRWAVRSMDVTQSKKNYKAVKKHSPSPQLDALAVVATFIAQQEQLQKLLLQARDRDITRARIPISIAPFLHLYLSDALEFLITHNERHIQQANRNLPELPMTQRFVSTINTTR from the coding sequence ATGAATACACAAGATAAATTTTCGCTCATCGACCGCCTTTACGCCCAAACCGAAAATCATTTGCAACAGGCCATTACTGTTTATCAAAATACCTTGCCCGATTTACTGCTATGGCCTTCTGCTTCAGGTGGTTGGAGCGTGGCGCAATGCCTCGAACACCTCAATACTTACGGTGTTCATTATTTGCCTTTGTTTGAAAAAGCTATCCAAAAATCGGCGGTAAGCAATGAAAATCAGTTACTTAAAACCTCGTGGCTGGGGCGTTGGGCGGTGCGCTCCATGGACGTTACGCAATCGAAGAAAAACTACAAGGCCGTTAAAAAACATTCGCCTTCTCCTCAACTCGACGCGCTGGCCGTCGTAGCCACTTTTATTGCCCAACAAGAACAACTCCAAAAACTGCTGTTGCAGGCACGCGACCGCGACATTACACGCGCCCGTATCCCGATTTCGATTGCGCCGTTTCTGCATTTGTACCTTTCCGACGCACTCGAATTTCTGATTACGCACAACGAACGCCACATTCAGCAAGCAAACCGAAACTTGCCAGAACTACCTATGACACAGCGATTTGTAAGCACAATAAACACAACGCGATAA
- a CDS encoding efflux RND transporter periplasmic adaptor subunit — translation MKSELSIIKAQALVGVGLAVLSACGSKHEQGAVEYQSKLPAVPVVVGKASTTNTAGISASGQVEALQTANISTRLMGFITSIKVKVGDRVHKGQVLATISSQEISAKRAQAQAMITEAEAAVNNAQKDYDRFTTLLAQGSATPKEMENVTFQLNSAKAHLEAAKQMRNEADAMLAYATLKAPFDGIITQKMADEGNMAAPGMPLLSLEENDGYQVRVTVPESDIEQVREGATATVNIKSTGKQLKGRVTQISESSQFTGGQYAVKISLDNPKGLYAGMYVNVNIEPKQNTQAQAETEATLVPVSSVVYRDQLTGVYTVSQKNTAMLRWVRLGKTFGDKVEVVSGLDKDESFILKADGKLANGTPVKTN, via the coding sequence ATGAAATCAGAATTGTCTATCATAAAAGCACAAGCTCTTGTAGGCGTTGGACTTGCGGTGCTAAGTGCGTGCGGTTCAAAACACGAACAAGGCGCAGTAGAATACCAATCAAAACTCCCAGCCGTACCCGTTGTAGTGGGTAAAGCCTCTACCACCAACACGGCGGGCATTAGTGCCAGTGGCCAAGTGGAAGCCCTCCAAACCGCCAACATTAGCACACGCCTCATGGGTTTTATTACGAGCATCAAAGTAAAAGTAGGCGACCGCGTACACAAAGGTCAGGTGTTGGCCACCATTAGCAGCCAAGAGATTTCGGCCAAACGCGCACAAGCCCAAGCCATGATAACAGAAGCAGAAGCCGCCGTAAACAATGCCCAAAAAGATTACGACCGCTTTACCACTTTACTCGCGCAAGGCAGCGCAACCCCCAAAGAGATGGAAAACGTAACCTTCCAACTCAATTCGGCAAAAGCACACTTGGAAGCGGCCAAACAAATGCGCAACGAAGCAGATGCGATGTTGGCTTACGCTACGCTTAAAGCTCCTTTCGATGGCATTATTACTCAAAAAATGGCTGACGAAGGAAACATGGCCGCCCCAGGTATGCCACTTCTTTCTTTGGAAGAAAATGACGGCTACCAAGTGCGCGTAACTGTGCCAGAGTCGGACATTGAGCAAGTGCGCGAAGGCGCAACAGCCACCGTAAACATCAAATCTACGGGCAAGCAACTCAAAGGCCGCGTAACGCAAATCAGTGAGTCGTCGCAGTTTACAGGCGGACAATATGCCGTGAAAATTAGCCTTGACAATCCCAAAGGTTTGTATGCGGGTATGTACGTGAACGTAAACATCGAACCCAAACAAAACACACAAGCCCAAGCAGAAACAGAAGCTACACTCGTGCCAGTGAGCAGCGTGGTGTACCGCGACCAACTCACGGGCGTTTATACGGTTAGCCAAAAAAATACGGCCATGTTGCGTTGGGTGCGTTTGGGCAAAACCTTCGGCGATAAAGTAGAAGTGGTTTCGGGCTTAGATAAAGACGAAAGTTTTATCCTGAAAGCAGACGGAAAATTAGCCAACGGCACACCCGTAAAAACCAATTAA
- a CDS encoding Crp/Fnr family transcriptional regulator, giving the protein MKSLFQQTIAAIHPLTPQDFEDFFGLFKSFESKRKHVLTSAGEAEKHLYFVVEGLQRLYYLDDSQREATLVFTYTGNFGGVLDAMLMHTPSRYYYETLTPSVFLRAPYSQVEALAQSRPEINTLIHKGLVGAFSGVLERLVELQCFSSEQKFRKLLQRSPHILQIVPHKYLADYIGIDASNFSKLLNSIKI; this is encoded by the coding sequence ATGAAAAGTCTATTCCAGCAAACCATCGCGGCGATACACCCGCTTACGCCCCAAGATTTTGAAGATTTTTTTGGCTTGTTCAAATCCTTTGAGAGCAAACGCAAACACGTGCTTACCAGCGCGGGCGAGGCCGAAAAGCATTTGTATTTTGTGGTCGAAGGCCTGCAACGCCTTTATTATCTGGACGATAGCCAACGCGAAGCCACGCTGGTATTTACTTATACAGGCAATTTTGGGGGCGTGTTGGACGCGATGCTTATGCACACGCCTTCGCGCTACTATTACGAAACGCTCACGCCGTCTGTGTTTTTGCGTGCGCCATACAGCCAAGTAGAAGCCTTAGCCCAAAGCCGACCAGAAATAAATACACTCATTCACAAAGGATTAGTTGGGGCATTTTCGGGCGTTTTGGAAAGGCTGGTAGAGTTGCAATGCTTTTCTTCCGAACAAAAATTTCGTAAACTTTTGCAGCGCAGCCCACATATTTTGCAAATCGTTCCGCACAAATATTTGGCCGACTACATCGGCATTGATGCCAGTAATTTCAGCAAGTTGCTCAATAGCATCAAAATATAA
- a CDS encoding PD-(D/E)XK nuclease family protein — protein MMQTPFLKQLAQSLLAKHGNQLSDICLVFPNNRAGVFFRRFLSESTDKPVWSPVILSIGDLVARHSAYIKPDKLTLAFDLFEAYNTLFKKKFGQEQTFEKFYFWGEMLLKDFDEIDKNLIDAARLFEDLSEQKELDFTFEDFLDEDQKHLIQSFWSSFQADQRGSDFREQFLQMWRMLPEVYELFKQKLVEKGRAYEGMMFRELSEKMQNTDFTPLWSNVIFAGFSVLTRSELNLIEAFVKRGGDAFWDVDAHYVSSSRQEAGMPFRKIAKNPILKNTLPDPLPNHFQPETESKQIELIGVPLQAAQGKVVGELLSQLPAPDLRLNTLVVLPSQSLLFPMLHALPQNIARINVTLGYPIRSTPVYSLFLHLRSLHKTAKISANGNAAFFYKPVLDLLRHPFILYYNNMKAVANIRDIEESNRIYTSLFRLKEQDDFYSLLFRPIADTDALFEYLLTLFPMLATSMRGSLNEDSHTMEEEYLFVAYTQIQAFRNLLTERKITIPLENAWVLLKKMIESLSIPFRGEPLEGLQVMGLLESQTLDFENIIIPAMNEGQLPPTPPQGSFIPINIRRAYGLHSPEEHDAQYAYYFYRLLHKAKRIYLIHNTESTADLKSEISRLAYQVQFELGYPVTIRTASAQAMPLAPTPISIPKTGEVKALLENFLTKNNQEKRRLTPSGINMYLNCSLQFYFAQIAQLQEPETVSESIDAATFGNLLHETMQYLYVRLRAKKKNRDVEAQDFETLFSWIPEIFAEVFRKEFDIPQKEEIIWEGKNLIIRNVIYKYVRQILKIDSTYAPFEILGLESGKDYLHDFPLTVDGQPQAVQLKGIIDRIDRKGNLVRVLDYKTGKEEMYFSEMEELFKSGVPKKAIMQTFFYGLLYYETQPEARDAETVLNVGLVLTRDLFDKEYSAENSYKFEMGAKAPRQRLSEISHLLPEFKQLLEGTLSEIFDDTQAFTQTDDLSRCVYCAYKSLCHR, from the coding sequence ATGATGCAAACTCCGTTTCTCAAACAACTGGCTCAGAGCCTTTTGGCCAAGCATGGCAACCAACTTTCAGATATTTGTTTGGTGTTCCCCAACAACCGCGCAGGCGTTTTTTTCAGGCGTTTTTTGTCCGAAAGCACCGACAAACCCGTTTGGTCGCCTGTGATTCTGAGTATCGGCGATTTGGTGGCGCGTCATTCGGCCTATATCAAACCCGACAAACTCACGCTGGCTTTTGATTTGTTTGAAGCGTATAACACACTTTTTAAGAAAAAATTTGGGCAAGAACAGACCTTCGAAAAGTTTTATTTTTGGGGAGAAATGTTGCTCAAAGATTTTGATGAAATAGATAAAAATCTCATCGACGCGGCGCGTTTATTCGAGGATTTGAGCGAACAAAAAGAGCTTGATTTTACGTTTGAAGATTTCTTGGACGAAGACCAAAAACATTTGATTCAATCGTTTTGGAGCAGCTTTCAGGCCGATCAGCGCGGTTCTGATTTCAGAGAGCAATTCCTGCAAATGTGGCGAATGTTGCCAGAAGTGTATGAGTTGTTCAAACAAAAGTTAGTCGAGAAAGGCCGCGCCTACGAAGGCATGATGTTTCGGGAACTTTCCGAAAAAATGCAAAACACAGATTTTACGCCATTGTGGTCAAACGTTATTTTTGCGGGCTTCAGTGTGCTCACGCGCTCGGAGTTGAATTTGATAGAAGCCTTTGTAAAACGTGGCGGTGATGCTTTTTGGGACGTAGATGCGCATTATGTGAGCAGTTCGCGGCAAGAAGCGGGTATGCCTTTTCGGAAAATCGCTAAAAACCCGATACTCAAAAACACGTTGCCCGACCCACTGCCCAACCATTTTCAGCCCGAAACCGAAAGCAAGCAAATTGAACTTATCGGTGTTCCGCTACAAGCCGCACAAGGCAAAGTAGTCGGCGAATTGCTTTCGCAACTGCCTGCGCCAGATTTGCGCCTTAATACGTTGGTGGTGTTGCCGAGTCAGTCACTTTTGTTCCCGATGCTGCACGCATTACCCCAAAACATTGCCAGAATCAATGTTACGTTGGGTTATCCGATTCGTAGCACGCCCGTGTATAGTTTGTTTTTGCATTTGAGGTCTTTGCACAAAACCGCCAAAATCAGTGCCAACGGCAACGCCGCATTTTTCTACAAACCTGTTTTGGACTTGTTGCGCCACCCCTTTATTTTGTATTATAACAACATGAAGGCTGTGGCCAATATTCGCGACATTGAGGAAAGTAACCGTATTTATACTTCGCTTTTCAGGCTCAAAGAGCAAGACGATTTTTATAGTTTGTTGTTCAGGCCGATAGCCGACACCGACGCGCTTTTTGAGTATTTGCTTACGCTTTTCCCAATGTTGGCCACGAGTATGCGCGGCAGCCTCAACGAAGACAGCCACACGATGGAAGAGGAATATTTGTTTGTGGCGTACACGCAAATTCAGGCGTTTCGGAACTTGCTCACGGAGCGAAAAATTACGATTCCGCTCGAAAATGCGTGGGTTTTGCTCAAAAAAATGATTGAATCGTTGAGCATTCCGTTTCGTGGCGAACCGCTCGAAGGCTTGCAGGTAATGGGTTTGTTGGAAAGTCAAACGCTTGATTTTGAGAATATTATCATTCCTGCCATGAACGAAGGCCAGTTGCCGCCCACACCGCCGCAAGGTTCGTTTATTCCTATCAATATTCGCCGCGCTTATGGGCTGCATTCGCCCGAAGAACACGACGCGCAATATGCCTATTATTTTTACAGGCTTTTGCATAAAGCAAAGCGTATCTATCTGATACACAACACCGAATCGACCGCCGACCTGAAAAGCGAAATTAGCCGTTTGGCTTATCAGGTGCAGTTTGAATTGGGCTATCCCGTTACGATTCGGACGGCTTCGGCGCAGGCCATGCCGCTTGCCCCAACGCCGATAAGCATCCCGAAAACAGGCGAAGTAAAAGCATTGTTAGAGAATTTTTTAACCAAAAATAATCAGGAAAAAAGACGTTTAACGCCTTCGGGTATCAATATGTACCTGAATTGTTCGCTGCAATTTTATTTTGCTCAAATTGCACAATTACAAGAACCTGAAACTGTTTCGGAAAGTATAGATGCAGCCACTTTCGGCAATTTGCTACACGAAACAATGCAGTATTTGTATGTGCGGTTGCGGGCAAAGAAAAAAAATAGAGATGTAGAGGCGCAAGATTTTGAAACGTTATTTAGCTGGATTCCAGAGATTTTTGCGGAAGTTTTTCGAAAAGAATTTGATATTCCGCAAAAAGAAGAAATTATCTGGGAAGGTAAAAATCTGATTATCAGAAATGTAATTTACAAATATGTTCGCCAAATCCTGAAAATAGATAGCACGTACGCGCCGTTTGAGATTTTGGGCTTGGAAAGCGGCAAAGATTATCTACATGATTTCCCGCTTACAGTCGATGGGCAGCCGCAAGCCGTACAGCTCAAAGGCATCATTGACCGCATAGACCGCAAAGGCAATTTGGTGCGCGTGTTGGACTACAAAACGGGGAAAGAAGAAATGTATTTTTCGGAGATGGAAGAGCTTTTCAAATCGGGGGTGCCCAAAAAAGCCATCATGCAGACGTTTTTTTATGGTTTGCTCTACTACGAAACGCAACCCGAAGCCCGCGACGCGGAAACGGTTTTGAATGTGGGGCTGGTGCTCACGCGCGATCTTTTCGACAAAGAATATTCCGCCGAAAATTCCTATAAATTTGAAATGGGGGCAAAAGCTCCGCGCCAACGCCTGAGCGAAATCTCGCATCTTTTGCCCGAATTTAAACAGCTTTTGGAAGGGACGTTATCCGAAATTTTTGATGATACGCAGGCTTTTACCCAAACCGACGATTTATCGCGTTGTGTTTATTGTGCTTACAAATCGCTGTGTCATAGGTAG
- a CDS encoding TolC family protein, translating into MMYAQIRTVKTFPKSLLVGLLSAAALWPAHAQDSTKVLTLEQAVSTALQSNKNIKIATLDKNVAEANYKQTNAMFLPQANISYTGFTTNNPLNAFGFKLQQQSIAQSDFDPRLLNDPDRTTNFLTKLEVQQPLFNMDMYMMRKGASKQVEIYQHGIQRTQEHITYEVTKAYQQVQTAYKAVAVLEEALQTTKAMNKLVGDYLAQGLVQKSDVLNTQVHISTTEAMLSEARNNIKNASDYLSVLMGTPSNYVYTVASVAPVAAPAAATLPNNRADFLAMSKAAEASEMMTKSMKMSFVPRLNAFGQYTFNDKDALGFGSDAYMLGVQLSWNVFDGTKTNHAIKAQKLSTEKLSKQLEAQKAENQMLLDKTLRDIENAGFTAQQYQSAINQATEALTLLQNRFKQGLAKTTDVLMAQSQLSQQKLMYEQSQMNINILTAYLQFLTASSSN; encoded by the coding sequence ATGATGTACGCACAAATTAGAACGGTAAAAACATTCCCCAAATCGCTGTTGGTCGGCTTGCTTTCGGCGGCGGCTTTGTGGCCAGCGCACGCCCAAGACTCTACCAAAGTCCTGACCTTAGAGCAGGCGGTTAGCACGGCTTTGCAATCCAACAAAAACATCAAGATTGCCACCCTCGACAAAAACGTAGCAGAGGCCAATTACAAACAAACCAACGCCATGTTTTTGCCGCAGGCCAATATTTCTTATACGGGTTTTACGACCAATAACCCGCTGAATGCCTTTGGTTTTAAGCTGCAACAGCAGTCCATTGCGCAGTCGGATTTTGACCCGCGCTTGCTCAACGACCCCGACCGCACCACCAATTTCTTGACCAAATTGGAAGTGCAACAGCCGCTTTTCAACATGGATATGTACATGATGCGAAAAGGCGCAAGCAAGCAAGTGGAGATTTACCAACACGGCATACAGCGCACGCAAGAACATATCACTTACGAAGTAACCAAAGCCTATCAGCAGGTGCAAACGGCCTACAAAGCCGTTGCGGTGTTGGAAGAAGCCTTGCAAACGACCAAAGCCATGAACAAACTCGTTGGTGATTATTTGGCGCAAGGTTTGGTACAAAAGTCCGACGTGCTGAACACGCAAGTACACATCAGCACAACCGAAGCGATGCTTTCGGAAGCACGCAACAACATCAAAAACGCGTCGGATTATTTGAGTGTACTCATGGGAACGCCTTCCAACTATGTTTATACCGTAGCCAGTGTTGCACCCGTAGCCGCGCCAGCCGCCGCCACTTTGCCCAACAATCGCGCCGACTTTTTGGCCATGAGCAAAGCCGCCGAAGCCTCCGAAATGATGACTAAGTCTATGAAAATGAGCTTTGTGCCGCGTCTAAATGCTTTCGGACAATATACTTTTAACGATAAAGACGCTTTGGGGTTTGGCTCAGATGCCTATATGCTCGGCGTGCAACTTTCGTGGAATGTGTTTGATGGAACAAAAACCAATCACGCCATCAAAGCCCAAAAGCTAAGTACCGAAAAATTGAGCAAACAATTAGAAGCACAAAAAGCTGAAAATCAAATGCTTTTGGATAAAACGTTGCGCGACATCGAAAACGCAGGTTTCACGGCACAACAATACCAATCGGCCATCAATCAGGCCACCGAAGCACTGACACTTTTGCAAAATCGCTTCAAACAGGGTTTGGCCAAAACAACCGACGTACTCATGGCGCAAAGCCAGCTTTCGCAACAAAAACTCATGTACGAGCAAAGTCAAATGAACATCAATATCCTGACGGCATACTTGCAATTCCTGACGGCTTCTTCTTCTAACTAA
- a CDS encoding efflux RND transporter permease subunit, with the protein MQEGFSGNVAKAFITSKLTILLMIAFLLIGGYSTFLIPREEEPQIEVPMADIFIGFPGASPQEMESKVVAPMERMISNIKGVEYVYSTTMKGQAMLIVQFYVGEDVERSLVKLYNEIMKNMDKMPQGVTLPLVKSRAIDDVPVLGLTLWSEKTNDYTLRQVGEVLTNEIKKIPNIADVKIIGGRSRVVNVVLDKDKMAENHVDFLTISKQIQASNMQMMSGVMLHNNMAFSVETGNFLTSADEIGNLIVGSNKQLPVYLRQVAKVEESPATASQYVSFGYGRADTAKANANASEYPAITLSVAKKKGADAMHLSEQILHKIDHLTPQLLPDDIHLEHTRNYGETASEKVSELLMHLMVAIVVVTLFVMLAMGWRGGLVVFLSVPVTFALTLFSYYMLDYTLNRITLFALVFITGIVVDDSIIIAENMHRHFKMKRLPFLQAAIFAINEVGNPTILATFTVIAAVLPMAFVSGMMGPYMSPMPIGASIAMILSLVVALTLTPYLGYLFLQEKEKHGHEHQEHGHNLEDSGIYKIYKAFINPLLESRWKRWTFILSTTFILIGSMGLFYTKSVAVKMLPFDNKNEFQVVIDMPEGTTLEQTAAVTREIAEYMAGQPMVMNYQSYVGTSAPISFNGLVRHYDLRRGENMADVQVNLVDKKNRSIQSHDIVKQMRPAVQAIAKKYKANVKMVEVPPGPPVLSTLVAEIYGPDYEQQMAIGKQVKDIFAKTTDIVDVDWMVEDDQPEYKIEVDKEKAMRYGVAPAQVVALVNAALSDMNVGVMHSATAFEPVNIILKLNDADKSDLNGIKNLKVIGQQGNAVPVGDLVSISQVTKAKSIFRKNQKRVVYVLADMAGSLESPFYAMSAVSEKLGSIQLPKGYQLKEEYSAQPELEDDFTLKWDGEWQITYEVFRDLGIAFVVAIIIIYMLIVGWFQNFTVPIVMLVAVPLSLIGIVFGHWMMGAYFTATSMIGFIALAGVMVRNSLLIIDFVNIRLDEGVPLKQAIIEAGAVRTTPILLTAGAVALGAVVILFDPIFQGLAISLMGGTVTSTFLTLLVVPLLYFKMMRSKEAQK; encoded by the coding sequence ATGCAAGAAGGTTTTTCGGGGAATGTCGCCAAGGCGTTTATTACCTCAAAGCTCACAATATTGCTCATGATAGCGTTCTTGCTCATTGGCGGATACAGCACGTTTCTGATTCCGCGCGAGGAAGAACCACAAATTGAAGTGCCAATGGCCGATATTTTCATAGGTTTCCCTGGGGCATCGCCGCAAGAAATGGAATCGAAAGTAGTCGCGCCAATGGAACGCATGATTTCTAATATTAAAGGCGTAGAATACGTGTATTCGACGACCATGAAAGGCCAAGCCATGCTCATTGTTCAGTTTTATGTAGGCGAAGACGTAGAACGCTCGCTCGTGAAACTTTACAACGAGATTATGAAAAACATGGACAAAATGCCGCAAGGCGTTACGTTGCCGCTTGTGAAGTCGCGCGCCATCGACGATGTACCCGTGCTGGGGCTTACGCTTTGGAGCGAAAAAACCAACGATTACACGTTGCGCCAAGTGGGAGAGGTGCTGACCAATGAGATAAAGAAAATCCCCAACATTGCCGACGTAAAAATTATTGGCGGACGTAGTCGCGTGGTCAATGTGGTATTGGATAAGGATAAAATGGCCGAAAATCATGTAGATTTCTTGACTATTAGCAAACAAATTCAGGCCAGCAATATGCAAATGATGTCGGGCGTGATGTTGCACAACAATATGGCTTTCAGTGTAGAAACTGGCAACTTTTTGACCAGTGCCGACGAAATAGGTAATTTGATAGTTGGTTCTAACAAACAGTTGCCTGTGTATTTGCGCCAAGTGGCCAAAGTAGAAGAAAGTCCCGCGACGGCTTCGCAATATGTGTCGTTTGGATACGGTCGTGCCGACACGGCCAAAGCCAATGCCAACGCTTCGGAATACCCAGCCATTACGCTTTCGGTAGCCAAGAAAAAAGGCGCAGACGCGATGCACCTTTCCGAACAGATTTTGCACAAAATAGACCACCTCACACCGCAACTTTTGCCCGATGATATTCACTTAGAGCATACACGCAACTACGGCGAAACGGCTTCGGAAAAAGTATCCGAATTGCTCATGCACTTAATGGTGGCTATCGTGGTGGTTACGCTTTTCGTGATGCTGGCGATGGGTTGGCGCGGCGGTTTAGTAGTGTTTTTGTCCGTGCCAGTTACGTTTGCCCTTACGCTGTTTAGCTACTATATGTTGGATTATACGCTGAACCGCATCACGTTGTTTGCGTTGGTGTTTATTACGGGGATTGTGGTGGACGACTCCATTATTATTGCCGAAAATATGCACAGACACTTCAAAATGAAGCGTTTACCATTCTTGCAAGCGGCTATTTTTGCGATTAACGAAGTAGGCAACCCCACGATTTTGGCGACGTTTACGGTAATTGCGGCGGTGTTGCCGATGGCTTTTGTGTCGGGTATGATGGGGCCGTACATGAGTCCAATGCCGATTGGGGCTTCTATTGCCATGATATTGTCGTTGGTGGTGGCCTTGACGCTTACGCCGTATTTGGGCTATTTGTTTTTGCAAGAAAAAGAAAAACATGGCCACGAACACCAAGAACACGGCCACAACTTAGAGGACAGCGGCATTTATAAAATTTACAAAGCCTTTATAAATCCGTTGCTCGAATCGCGTTGGAAACGTTGGACATTTATTTTGTCCACAACTTTTATTCTGATTGGCTCAATGGGCTTGTTTTATACCAAAAGTGTAGCCGTAAAAATGTTGCCTTTTGACAATAAAAATGAGTTTCAGGTGGTAATAGATATGCCCGAAGGCACGACGTTGGAACAAACCGCCGCCGTAACGCGCGAAATAGCCGAATACATGGCGGGGCAACCAATGGTAATGAATTATCAGAGCTATGTTGGAACGTCTGCACCGATTAGTTTTAATGGTTTGGTGCGCCACTATGATTTGCGTAGAGGCGAAAACATGGCCGATGTGCAAGTGAATTTGGTGGACAAAAAGAACCGCAGCATTCAGAGCCACGACATCGTAAAACAAATGCGCCCAGCCGTGCAAGCCATTGCCAAAAAATACAAAGCCAATGTAAAAATGGTAGAAGTGCCGCCCGGCCCTCCTGTACTTTCGACGTTGGTAGCGGAAATTTATGGTCCTGATTACGAACAACAAATGGCCATTGGCAAGCAAGTAAAAGACATTTTTGCCAAAACAACCGACATCGTAGATGTGGATTGGATGGTAGAAGACGACCAACCCGAATACAAAATTGAGGTTGATAAAGAAAAAGCCATGCGTTATGGCGTAGCTCCTGCGCAAGTGGTGGCTTTGGTCAATGCCGCACTTTCGGATATGAACGTGGGCGTAATGCACAGCGCGACAGCTTTTGAACCCGTAAATATCATTCTCAAACTCAACGACGCGGACAAATCCGACCTAAACGGCATCAAAAACCTAAAAGTAATTGGCCAGCAAGGAAACGCCGTTCCCGTAGGGGATTTGGTGAGTATCAGCCAAGTAACGAAAGCCAAAAGCATTTTCCGCAAAAACCAAAAACGTGTGGTATATGTGTTGGCAGATATGGCGGGTTCGCTGGAAAGTCCGTTTTATGCCATGAGTGCCGTGTCGGAAAAGTTGGGAAGTATTCAGTTGCCGAAAGGCTACCAACTCAAAGAAGAATACAGCGCACAACCTGAATTGGAAGACGATTTTACGTTGAAATGGGACGGCGAATGGCAAATCACTTACGAGGTTTTCAGGGATTTGGGTATTGCGTTTGTGGTCGCGATTATCATTATCTATATGCTCATTGTGGGTTGGTTTCAAAACTTTACCGTGCCTATCGTGATGTTGGTGGCTGTGCCGCTTTCGCTGATTGGTATTGTGTTTGGCCACTGGATGATGGGGGCGTATTTTACAGCAACTTCGATGATTGGTTTCATTGCATTGGCTGGGGTAATGGTTCGTAACTCACTGCTTATCATTGATTTTGTAAATATCCGTCTGGACGAAGGCGTACCGCTCAAACAGGCCATTATCGAGGCGGGCGCGGTGCGTACTACCCCGATTTTGCTCACGGCTGGCGCGGTGGCGTTGGGTGCGGTGGTTATCTTGTTCGACCCGATTTTTCAAGGCTTGGCCATCTCGCTGATGGGCGGTACGGTTACTTCTACGTTCCTGACCTTGCTTGTCGTGCCGTTGCTGTACTTCAAGATGATGCGCTCGAAAGAAGCCCAGAAATAA
- a CDS encoding YgaP family membrane protein, with translation MRERIVRAVAGVMVLLSIVLAYFVNIGWLGLTAFVGLNLFQSSMTRFCPLEKILDAFGVEKSETGCGC, from the coding sequence ATGAGAGAAAGAATTGTGAGAGCTGTGGCGGGCGTAATGGTGCTGCTCAGCATTGTGTTAGCGTATTTTGTGAATATCGGTTGGCTCGGCCTGACGGCTTTTGTGGGGCTAAATCTTTTCCAGTCGTCTATGACGCGGTTTTGTCCTTTGGAAAAAATCTTGGACGCTTTCGGTGTAGAAAAGTCCGAAACGGGCTGCGGCTGTTAA